TCGGCCCGATCCTTCAGGCTGTCTAAAATTGAATGAAGGATTGAATCCGGGTCCTTGATCTGCAGCCCCTGCAGACTGTCCTGGGGATAATACCTGAAGGCGTCGGGCGAGATCAGCCCAATCAGGGCCGCTTTGATGTTCAGGGTTTTCAACTCCACTATTCTGTAGGCCGGGGTCAGGTTCTTTCCCTGGTATAACAGATTGGCCGAAACGAACGGCAGGTCGAATTCCTGCTGCAGTTTCAGGAAATTATTGATCCCCCGGGCAAACTCCTGGTCCCCCGGCGCCAGGGCGTCGTAGTTCATGGCCCGGTAGGCCGCGAACATCAGGGAATCCCCTTTCCAATCGGAATCAATTCCCAACAGGTCGCCGGAGTCCAGCAGCAGGAATTGGGACTGCCCCCGGGCCAGCTTTTTGATCAGGGTGACCCGCTTGGCCAGCCCGCCCTTGGGCTCTGTGGGGCAGCGGCAGGGATACAAATAGCCGTTGGCGACGTTGGTCTGGATCACCAGCAGTTTCTGGGCCGAGACCCAGCCTGTGGCAAATACAATAAAAATAATTATTGATAATATTTTTTTCATAGATTATTTGGATGTCAGCGGATATTGGTTGTTTATTACATCTTCTCCGCCATCAGTTTGGCCAGCTCGGCGATCCTATGGGAATAGCCCCATTCGTTGTCGTACCAGCTGACTATCTTGAAGAACCGCTTTTCGCCCTTGAGGTTGTTCTCCAGGGTGGCCAGAGAATCATAGATAGAGGAACGCTGGTCGTGGATGAAATCGGTGGAGACCATCTCCTCGTTGGCGTATCCCAGAATGTTCTTCAGGTAGGTCTCGGAGGCCTTCTTCAGCAGAGCGTCTATGGCTTCGATGGAGGTCTCCTTCTCGGAGCGGAAGGTCAGGTCCACCACCGAGACGTCGGCGGTGGGAACCCGGAACGACATCCCGGTCATCTTTCCCTTGACGGCCGGAATGGCCTCGCCCACCGCCTTGGCCGCCCCGGTGGTCGAGGGGATGATGTTGATGGCCGCGGCCCGGCCGCCCCGCCAGTCCTTCTTGGAGGGCCCGTCCACCGTCTTCTGGGTGGCGGTGTAGGAATGGATGGTGGTCATCAGCCCGTTCTCGATGCCGATCCCCTCTTTCATCAAAACGTGGACCACCGGGGCCAGGCAGTTGGTGGTGCAGGAGGCGTTGGAAACGATGTTATGCTTGGCCGGGTCGTATTCCTGTTCGTTGACTCCCAGCACGATGGTCTTGACCTCTCCCTTGCCGGGTGCGGTGATCAGCACTTTTTTGGCCCCGGCCAGCAGGTGGCCGTTGGCCTTGTCGGAATGGGTGAACAGGCCGGTGGCCTCGATCACCAGTTCCACCCCAAAATCCTTCCAGGGCAGCTGGGCGGGATCCTTGGTGGCCATAAGGCACTTGATCTTGTGGCCGTTGACCACCAGCACGTCATCCTCAGGCAACGACGGGTCGCTCTTTTCGGTGGACACCTGCCCGGGGAACTTTCCGTGAACCGAATCGTATTTCAGCTGGTAGGCGAAATATTTGGCGTCGGTGGAAACGTCCACCACCGCCGCTATGTCCAGCGGGTTGTCCAGTATTTTCTGTTCCGCCATGGCGCTGATGACCAAGCGGCCGATCCGGCCGAATCCGTTGATCCCGATTTTTACCGCCATAAGATTTTCTCCTTTGATTAATATTATTGAACTGATATTACATTTTCTCTGAACTACAGTCACTATTTTCTTTTCTTTTAATGCTACTTTCTGCACCGCCAGGAAGTAGCCAAAGAGCTCGGCCGTGCAGCTACCGGGCAGGTCACTATGCCCGTGGCCTCCCTGCCATGGCGGGGTTAACGGCTACTCTGCCGGTCCCGTCCGCTGAAGCGGCCATTTCCCGGGACCAACCCAGGTTCGCTTTCAGCACTGCTGCCTGACAAAGGCTGCCGGTTTTACCGCTTTAGCGGTAAAAGAGTGTTTTGCCTGCTTAACCCCATTTCGCGGTCAAGACATTCAGGCAGCCGGATATTTTGCCATCAGAGCAGCGCTGAGCGAAAGTTCTCTTTGTAGCTTTTTCTTCAAAGAGAAAGCGGAGAAAGGAAATACCTTTGAGTGAGAATCAGGAATCTGAAGTTCCAGCCTTGCTAAGGAATAACCCACGGGTTCCACTTATCAACTACGTATTTATTGTTAAGATTTACTATTAAGCATTTGTTTGACCAGTGCCGCGATGATCTCTGGCGCTACCCGCTGGGTGTTGATGGTCAAGTGGTACAACCCCGGGTCGTTCCAGTCCCGCTGGTAATAGTCCTTGATGTAGGAGGCCCTGGATTTGTCCCGGGCAGCGATCTTTTCCCTGGCTTCCTTCTGGCTGACCCCGGCCTTTTCCATCACCCGCTTGATCCGGTATTCCAGGGGCGCGCATAATCTGAGATGCAGACACCCTGGCTGATCGGATAGCAGCACCTGGCTCCCCCGCCCAACCAGCAACACATTCCCTTTTTGGTAAAGCTCTTTGATCAGGGCCTGAGTCAGGGTCAGGTATTTTTGGGCGTTGAAGAAATCCTGGTCGGCCGTGAAACCGGCGGAACCGGTCATGGGGAAATCAAAGCTGCCCGGGCCGTACAAGGCCGGGTTGGCCAAAAATATCCCGCTTAAATATTTGTCGATGGGGCTGTACTGCTCCTGGTCAAAGCTTTCCACCCGGTCGGCGCCCACCCGGGCCTGCTGGGCCACTTTGATGATCAGCGATTTGTCCACCACTTCGCAGCTTAAGCCCCGGGCCAGGGCCAGGGCGATCTCCTTGCCTCCGGCCCCGTGCTGTTTGGATATGGTTATGACTGGCATATCAATACCTCCTTGTTCAATGAACAATTAACAATGAGCAATCAACCAACGAAAATCGAAGAACCCCTTCGTTATTTGCCGCTTCTTGATGTCTTAATGATCCGGTAGAGCATGGCTCCCAGTTCATCCGCTTTGGGAAACATTTCTTTATGCTCCTCAATTGACAGGTAACCGGTATCCTTGAGCAGATTCAGCCAGTATTTGGTCTCCCGGCACTCTTTGTAGGCAATGGACATCTTGGCCGAAAACTCAGCTTTTGATATGGCTCCATTAGCTTCAGAGACATTGGCACCTATAGATGTGCCGGACCTCAGCAATTGTTTGGAAAGTACAAACTCTTTTTTGGAATTACATAATGTTTTGTAAATTGTCACTATCTTAACCGCAAAATCATAGGCCTTGCCATAAATGTCATCTTTATATCTTTCCATTGATCACTACTCTCTTTAATTGATAGCTGCACGCTGTTCCCTGCTCATTGTTCACTGTTCATTGCTAATTGCAATTGTTTCCCCTGATAATTGTTCACTGTTCATTGCTAATTGCAATAATTGCAATTGTTTCCCCTGATAATTGTTCACTGTTCATTGCTAATTGCAATTGTTTCCCCTGATAATTGTTCACTGTTCAGTGCTAATTGCAATTGTTTCCCCTGCTCATTGTTCACTGTTCATTGTTAATTGCAATTGTTTCCCCTGCTCATTGTTCATTGCTAATTGCAATTGTTTCCCCTGCTCATTGTTCACTGTTCATTGCTAATTGCAATTGTTTCCCCTGCTCATTGTTCACTGTTCATTGTTAATTGAATTAAGCTTTCCCGGCGCAGCCGAACAACTTGACCTTGCCCTTGACCACTTCCCTGACCGCGTCCCGGGCCGGGCCCAGATACTTGCGGGGATCAAACTCCGAGGGGCTCTCGGCGAAGACCTTGCGAATGGTCCCGGTCAGCGCGATGCGGAGATCGGTGTCCACGTTGATCTTGCAGACCGCCATCTTGGCCGCCCTGGAAAGAAATTCCTCCGGCACGCCCCGGGTGCCCGGCAGCTGGCCGCCGTATTGATTGCAGATGTCTACCAGATTTTTAGGTACCGATGAAGCCCCGTGCAGCACGATGGGATAATTGGGCAATAATTTCTGGATCTTCTCCAGCCGTTCGAAGTCCAATGTTGGCTCGCCCTTGAATTTGTAGGCCCCGTGCGAGGTCCCGATGGAGATGGCCAAAGAATCGCAGCCGGTCAGCTCCACGAACTTCTTGGCTTCGTCGGGATTGGTGTAGACCGATTCCCTGGCCCCCGGTTCGTCCGAGGTGGAGGTCAGCTTGCCCAGCTCGGCCTCCACCGGTACGTTGCGAGCGTGGGCGTATTCCACCACCTGTTTGGTGATGTGGACGTTCTCGTCAAAGGAGAAATGGGAGGCGTCGATCATCACCGAGGAGAAGCCGTCGTCGACGCAGGCCTGGCACAGCTCAAAGCTGTCGCCGTGGTCCAGGTGCAGGGCGATGGGCAGGTCGGGATAGGTCTCCACCGCGGCCTTGACTAAATGAGTGAGATACTCCCGCCGGGCGTACTTGCGGGCTCCGGACGAGACCTGCAGGATCAGCGGCGATTTCTCCTCGTGCCCGGCGTCGGCGATGGCCTGAAGCAGTTCCATGTTGTTGACGTTGAAGGCCCCGATGGCGTAGCCGCCTTCATAGGCCTTTTTGAACATTTCGCGGGTTCCCACTAACGGCATGGAAGTCCTCCTCTATTTGTAGATTTTTATAGTGCTTTTAAGGCCGGCGATAAATCTCGCGCCTATGGCCTACCCGCAGGATAACGATATCATTGCCCTCGATGTCGAATATCACCCGATAATCGCCGGTGCGCATCCTGTATGTGCCCAAGGCCGGATTGTGCAATTTTTCAGAATGCTGGACCGGAGACTGCGCCAAATGCTCCAGCGCGTTTTTCAGCCGCGCTATTGCCGTTTTATCCAGCGCAGCGAGATCCCGGCAGGCTCTGCGCGTATATACCAAGTTGTGCGTCATGCTTATCCGCCGAAGACATCCCGATGGCTTTTGACCCGGCCGTGGCGGTAGTCGGCCCTGGCTTCCTTGATGCTGGACAAATACTCCGGGCTGGTGGCAGCCAGCAAATTCTCAATGAATTTTCCCCGTTCTTTCGCGCTCAGCCTTTTTACGGCCTCGGCTACTTGATCAAAAGTCAAACCCACCGGCAGCCTGCTTTTACGCGCAACGGCGCTGTTAAGTGTTTTTAAGGACATGTCTTTCTCCTGTAGTTTAGTCTTTCATGGGCAGTTGTTGACGTTGAAGGCCAACGGCGTAGCCGCCTTCATAGGCTTTTTTGAACATTTCGCGGGTTCCGGCTAACGGCATATATCCTCCTGATATGGATTAAACGCACCCCCAGACCCCTTCCCGTCACCCTGAGCCCAGCCCTGCCTGGCAAATTGAAGGGTCAGCACAAGTCCAAGAGAAGGCTGGGGGTAAAGTTGGTTTTGCCTCACAAAACAGAACTGATGCGTTTCATTACTTCTTTGTCTTCCAACACATCTTTATTTGCAATTCTCACGACCTTTAAACCAAGGTCGTCAATTACTTCGTCCCGTAGTCTATCCTTTTCCTGCTGCCTTTCGTGAATTCTGCCATCCAATTCAACCGCCAGGCGTTTGGTGTGGCAATAAAAATCCGCAATGTAGAATGTTTCCTTGCCAAGGAGATCAAAGAACAACGGATATTGCCGGTAAAATTTTAGCCCCTGAAATTGTTTGTTTCTTACCTTATCCCAAAATATTTCTTCGGCCTTGGTCTGCCTTTTGCGCAATTCACGGCAACGGGCTTTGGCCAGCGGCACCAGTTTTGTTTTGATGTTGAGACTCATGCTTCTTATAATCAATAGAACTCATCCCCTTGCTCCCCTTCTCTTTAAAGAGAAGGGGCCGGGGGTTGAGTTGGATTATTTGCGCTATAGTAGTTCAAGCCCATCCCCTTGCTCCCCTTCTTATTTATTTTCCAAGAGAGGGTCGCCGGCACGCCAAAGCCTGCCACATGTATGACTGCTATGGCAGCGGAGCGGCCGGGGGTTATACCC
This genomic stretch from candidate division TA06 bacterium harbors:
- the gap gene encoding type I glyceraldehyde-3-phosphate dehydrogenase — encoded protein: MAVKIGINGFGRIGRLVISAMAEQKILDNPLDIAAVVDVSTDAKYFAYQLKYDSVHGKFPGQVSTEKSDPSLPEDDVLVVNGHKIKCLMATKDPAQLPWKDFGVELVIEATGLFTHSDKANGHLLAGAKKVLITAPGKGEVKTIVLGVNEQEYDPAKHNIVSNASCTTNCLAPVVHVLMKEGIGIENGLMTTIHSYTATQKTVDGPSKKDWRGGRAAAINIIPSTTGAAKAVGEAIPAVKGKMTGMSFRVPTADVSVVDLTFRSEKETSIEAIDALLKKASETYLKNILGYANEEMVSTDFIHDQRSSIYDSLATLENNLKGEKRFFKIVSWYDNEWGYSHRIAELAKLMAEKM
- a CDS encoding cytidylate kinase-like family protein, whose product is MPVITISKQHGAGGKEIALALARGLSCEVVDKSLIIKVAQQARVGADRVESFDQEQYSPIDKYLSGIFLANPALYGPGSFDFPMTGSAGFTADQDFFNAQKYLTLTQALIKELYQKGNVLLVGRGSQVLLSDQPGCLHLRLCAPLEYRIKRVMEKAGVSQKEAREKIAARDKSRASYIKDYYQRDWNDPGLYHLTINTQRVAPEIIAALVKQMLNSKS
- a CDS encoding four helix bundle protein encodes the protein MERYKDDIYGKAYDFAVKIVTIYKTLCNSKKEFVLSKQLLRSGTSIGANVSEANGAISKAEFSAKMSIAYKECRETKYWLNLLKDTGYLSIEEHKEMFPKADELGAMLYRIIKTSRSGK
- the fba gene encoding class II fructose-1,6-bisphosphate aldolase; this encodes MPLVGTREMFKKAYEGGYAIGAFNVNNMELLQAIADAGHEEKSPLILQVSSGARKYARREYLTHLVKAAVETYPDLPIALHLDHGDSFELCQACVDDGFSSVMIDASHFSFDENVHITKQVVEYAHARNVPVEAELGKLTSTSDEPGARESVYTNPDEAKKFVELTGCDSLAISIGTSHGAYKFKGEPTLDFERLEKIQKLLPNYPIVLHGASSVPKNLVDICNQYGGQLPGTRGVPEEFLSRAAKMAVCKINVDTDLRIALTGTIRKVFAESPSEFDPRKYLGPARDAVREVVKGKVKLFGCAGKA
- a CDS encoding type II toxin-antitoxin system RelE/ParE family toxin, producing MTHNLVYTRRACRDLAALDKTAIARLKNALEHLAQSPVQHSEKLHNPALGTYRMRTGDYRVIFDIEGNDIVILRVGHRREIYRRP
- a CDS encoding DUF559 domain-containing protein gives rise to the protein MSLNIKTKLVPLAKARCRELRKRQTKAEEIFWDKVRNKQFQGLKFYRQYPLFFDLLGKETFYIADFYCHTKRLAVELDGRIHERQQEKDRLRDEVIDDLGLKVVRIANKDVLEDKEVMKRISSVL